A window from Leishmania mexicana MHOM/GT/2001/U1103 complete genome, chromosome 33 encodes these proteins:
- a CDS encoding putative ribosomal protein l35a, translating to MTTSKVHSQRSKKLHQLSAKTSRVNRNRKAPRLYMKGTLAGYTRGLHGQTKQTALVRVENVNTREDATWYVGKRVCYVYHGKKVKRCVRWSKAPARRSTTRALWGRVTRPHGNAGMMRVKFNGASVPASAIGRRIRVYLYPSQI from the coding sequence ATGACTACCTCGAAGGTCCATTCGCAGCGCAGCAAGAAGCTGCACCAGCTGTCTGCCAAGACGAGCAGGGTGAACCGCAACCGCAAGGCACCTCGTCTTTACATGAAGGGCACCCTCGCCGGCTACACTCGTGGCCTGCACGGTCAGACCAAGCAAACTGCACTGGTCCGCGTTGAGAACGTCAACACCCGCGAGGACGCCACGTGGTACGTGGGCAAGCGCGTCTGCTACGTCTACCACGGGAAGAAGGTCAagcggtgtgtgcgctggAGCAAGGCgcccgcgcgccgcagcaccacccgTGCCTTGTGGGGTCGTGTGACGCGTCCGCACGGTAACGCCGGTATGATGCGCGTGAAATTCAACGGCGCGTCTGTGCCGGCGTCCGCCATTGGCCGCCGCATCCGTGTGTACCTGTACCCGAGCCAGATCTAG